The Coffea arabica cultivar ET-39 chromosome 8e, Coffea Arabica ET-39 HiFi, whole genome shotgun sequence genome window below encodes:
- the LOC113703416 gene encoding flavin-containing monooxygenase FMO GS-OX-like 5, which translates to MLPPTVGCLRFSSQLFKYHNIRQNKNDSPKDQLTGSTQNAHRQQSNNKERYKYHFPFLEINGIVAVDDNRVGPLYKHIFPPALAPWLSFVGLPWKSKWIAGTLCGRLSLPSPKEMMADIQAFYSSMEASGTPKRYTHNMAGYQFEYDDWLAAQCGCLRTEEWRKQMYVETSMRKRSQPETYRDQWEDEHLVR; encoded by the exons ATGCTGCCACCTACAGTAGGTTGTCTAAGATTTAGTTCCCAGCTATTCAAGTATCATAACATAAGACAGAATAAG AATGACTCTCCTAAAGATCAATTAACTGGAAGCACACAAAATGCTCATAGGCAACAATCAAATAACAAAGAAAG GTACAAATATCACTTTCCGTTCCTTGAAATTAATGGCATTGTAGCTGTGGATGATAACCGTGTGGGGCCACTTTACAAGCATATTTTTCCTCCAGCTTTAGCACCATGGCTTTCATTCGTTGGGTTGCCGTGGAAG AGCAAGTGGATAGCTGGTACTCTGTGTGGTCGGCTTTCACTTCCTTCTCCCAAGGAGATGATGGCTGATATTCAAGCTTTCTACTCATCAATGGAAGCATCTGGCACTCCAAAGCGGTATACTCATAACATGGCTGGTTATCAG TTCGAATATGACGATTGGTTGGCTGCTCAGTGTGGTTGTCTGCGGACTGAAGAATGGAGAAAGCAGATGTATGTTGAAACTTCCATGAGAAAGAGGTCTCAGCCTGAGACATACAGAGACCAGTGGGAAGATGAACACTTGGTCAGATAG